Proteins from one Flavobacterium branchiarum genomic window:
- a CDS encoding ABC transporter ATP-binding protein — protein MNNFKRIFPFIFPYKRYAYMNILFNILYALFSTLSFMALIPMIQVLFDQTKRNTTMPVYKGIWEIKDYAENYLSYYITQATDNYGVGYTLSVMVAVIISIFLLKNLCDYLAMFFITFLRNGVLRDMRNAMYKKTLELPLSFFSEKRKGDVISRIAGDVNEVQTSFLAILELIVKEPLTIVFTIIAMLAISPQLTLFVFIFIPVSGYIISLIGKQLKKQSTKAQQEQGTFLSTIEETLGGLKVVKGYNSENYFNSVFQSSTQRFFKLSNSIGNRQNLASPASEFMGIMVIAILLWYGGQMVLIEKTLNGASFIAYMGLAYNILTPAKAISKASYGVKRGNAAAERVLEILDQENPITSKVDAIEKTSFDSDITIKNINFKYETENVLKDFSLQIKKGQTVALVGQSGSGKSTIANLLTRFYDVNEGSISIDNINIKDISLHSLRDLTGLVTQDSILFNDTIKANISLGKLDATDEEIIEALKIANAFEFVNELPLGIYTNIGDSGNKLSGGQKQRLSIARAVLKNPPIMILDEATSALDTESEKFVQVALDNMMQNRTSVVIAHRLSTIQKADLIVVMQKGKIVEQGTHESLITLNGTYNKLVTMQSFE, from the coding sequence ATGAACAATTTCAAAAGAATATTTCCTTTTATATTTCCTTATAAAAGATACGCATACATGAATATTTTATTTAATATTCTTTATGCATTATTTAGCACGCTTTCGTTTATGGCATTAATTCCTATGATTCAGGTTTTATTTGACCAAACGAAAAGAAACACCACAATGCCTGTTTACAAAGGAATTTGGGAAATAAAAGATTATGCTGAAAATTACTTAAGCTATTATATCACGCAAGCAACCGATAATTATGGTGTAGGATACACACTCTCAGTAATGGTAGCCGTGATCATTTCAATATTTTTATTGAAAAACCTATGTGATTATCTCGCAATGTTTTTCATTACTTTTTTAAGAAATGGAGTTTTAAGAGACATGCGAAATGCGATGTACAAGAAAACACTTGAATTGCCTTTGTCATTTTTCTCAGAAAAAAGAAAAGGAGATGTTATTTCTCGTATTGCTGGTGATGTAAATGAGGTACAAACTTCGTTTCTTGCAATTTTAGAACTTATCGTAAAAGAACCTCTTACTATTGTGTTTACAATTATTGCTATGCTTGCCATAAGTCCGCAATTAACTCTTTTCGTTTTTATTTTCATTCCTGTTTCTGGATACATAATATCATTGATAGGAAAACAATTAAAAAAACAATCAACTAAGGCGCAACAAGAACAAGGAACATTTTTATCTACCATTGAAGAAACTTTAGGTGGATTAAAAGTAGTTAAAGGATACAATTCTGAAAATTACTTCAACAGTGTTTTTCAAAGCTCAACACAACGTTTCTTTAAACTATCAAACAGTATCGGTAACCGCCAAAACCTAGCTTCTCCTGCAAGTGAATTTATGGGAATCATGGTAATTGCAATTTTACTTTGGTACGGTGGTCAAATGGTTTTAATTGAAAAAACATTAAATGGCGCTTCATTCATCGCTTATATGGGATTAGCTTACAACATCCTAACTCCTGCGAAAGCTATCTCTAAAGCTTCTTATGGCGTAAAAAGAGGTAATGCAGCAGCAGAACGTGTATTAGAAATTCTAGACCAAGAAAACCCTATTACAAGCAAAGTTGATGCTATAGAAAAAACCTCTTTTGACTCTGATATCACAATCAAAAATATCAACTTTAAATACGAAACAGAAAATGTACTTAAAGACTTTTCTCTTCAAATAAAAAAAGGACAAACTGTTGCCCTTGTTGGACAATCTGGTAGCGGAAAAAGTACTATCGCTAACCTACTTACCCGTTTTTACGATGTAAACGAAGGTTCTATTTCTATTGATAACATCAACATAAAGGATATTTCTTTACACTCACTTCGTGACTTAACGGGATTAGTAACTCAAGATAGCATCTTGTTTAACGACACTATAAAAGCAAATATCTCATTAGGAAAACTTGACGCTACCGACGAAGAAATCATCGAAGCGCTTAAAATTGCTAATGCTTTTGAATTTGTAAACGAATTACCTCTTGGTATTTATACTAATATTGGTGATAGCGGAAACAAACTTTCTGGCGGACAAAAACAACGTTTATCAATTGCTCGTGCCGTTTTAAAGAATCCTCCCATTATGATTCTTGACGAAGCAACATCAGCATTGGATACAGAGAGTGAAAAATTTGTACAAGTTGCTCTTGATAACATGATGCAAAACCGTACTTCTGTTGTTATTGCTCACCGTTTATCTACTATCCAAAAAGCAGATTTGATTGTTGTTATGCAAAAAGGTAAAATTGTAGAACAAGGAACTCATGAGAGCCTAATAACACTAAACGGAACATATAATAAACTAGTTACAATGCAGTCGTTTGAATAA
- a CDS encoding phospho-sugar mutase: MNIAPNILTAVNEWLTPAFDNETQEAIKEMMTTSPKDLEESFYKNLEFGTGGMRGIMGVGRNRINKYTLGRNTQGLSDYMHKVFPNQTLKVAIAYDCRHNSNTLAKVVADVFSANGIHVYLFSDMRPTPELSFALKHLGCQCGIVLTASHNPPEYNGYKVYWEDGGQIVPPQDAEIIAMIESLDYAKIKFHANEKLIEYIDTEIDNAFIKSSIENASFNTPAKAKEDLQIVFTSLHGTSIKSIPPTLSQAGYANVHIVPEQAVPNGDFPTVKSPNPEEPEALTMALALADKTNSDIVVGTDPDCDRLGVAVRNNEGKMILLNGNQTMILMTSFLLQEWKKAGKISGKQFIGSTIVSTPMMMELATSYDVECKIGLTGFKWIAKMIKDFPELEFIGGGEESFGFMVGDAVRDKDAVAATLLICEMAAQAKANGSSVYKELLNLYVEHGFYKEHLVALTKKGIEGLQEINQMMINLRENPVKEINGQRVIMVEDYQSSTALNLLSGEVSEMSIPKSNVLIYYTEDGSKICARPSGTEPKIKFYISVNTELYSVEDFDATNAILDKKIKNIIAAMQLN, encoded by the coding sequence ATGAATATAGCACCTAACATTTTAACTGCTGTAAACGAATGGCTAACGCCAGCATTTGACAATGAAACACAAGAGGCGATTAAAGAGATGATGACGACATCGCCTAAAGATCTTGAGGAAAGTTTTTATAAAAATTTAGAATTTGGAACTGGCGGAATGCGCGGTATTATGGGTGTTGGTCGTAACCGAATCAATAAATATACGCTTGGAAGAAACACACAAGGGCTTTCTGACTACATGCATAAAGTTTTCCCAAACCAAACCCTGAAAGTAGCAATTGCTTACGATTGCCGCCACAATAGCAATACTCTTGCTAAGGTGGTTGCTGACGTTTTTTCAGCAAATGGAATTCATGTTTACTTGTTTTCGGATATGCGTCCGACTCCAGAATTATCTTTTGCTCTTAAACATTTAGGTTGTCAATGTGGTATTGTACTTACCGCATCACACAATCCACCTGAATACAACGGATACAAAGTGTATTGGGAAGATGGCGGACAAATCGTTCCTCCACAAGATGCTGAAATTATCGCTATGATCGAAAGCCTTGATTATGCTAAAATTAAATTTCACGCAAACGAAAAATTAATTGAATACATCGATACTGAGATAGACAACGCTTTTATCAAATCATCTATTGAAAACGCAAGTTTCAATACTCCAGCTAAAGCTAAAGAGGATTTGCAAATTGTTTTTACATCTTTACATGGAACTTCAATAAAATCAATCCCTCCTACTTTATCTCAAGCAGGTTATGCTAATGTACATATTGTACCTGAGCAAGCTGTTCCTAATGGTGACTTCCCTACCGTAAAATCACCTAACCCTGAAGAGCCTGAAGCATTAACAATGGCACTTGCATTAGCTGATAAAACAAACTCAGATATTGTTGTTGGAACAGATCCAGACTGTGATCGCTTAGGTGTTGCCGTTCGCAATAACGAAGGTAAAATGATTTTGTTAAACGGAAATCAAACCATGATTTTAATGACTTCTTTCTTATTACAAGAATGGAAGAAAGCAGGCAAAATTAGCGGAAAACAATTTATAGGATCAACTATTGTTTCAACTCCTATGATGATGGAACTTGCAACAAGTTACGATGTTGAATGCAAAATAGGCTTAACAGGATTTAAATGGATCGCTAAAATGATCAAAGACTTTCCTGAACTTGAATTTATTGGTGGTGGAGAAGAAAGCTTTGGATTTATGGTTGGAGATGCTGTTCGTGATAAAGATGCAGTTGCAGCTACTTTATTAATTTGCGAAATGGCAGCTCAAGCAAAAGCAAACGGAAGTTCTGTTTATAAAGAACTTTTAAATCTTTATGTTGAACATGGATTCTACAAAGAACATTTGGTTGCTTTAACGAAAAAAGGAATCGAAGGATTACAGGAAATCAATCAGATGATGATTAATTTACGTGAAAATCCTGTAAAAGAAATAAATGGACAAAGAGTAATAATGGTAGAAGACTATCAATCATCGACAGCTCTAAACTTATTGAGCGGCGAAGTATCTGAAATGTCCATCCCAAAATCAAATGTGCTAATTTATTATACCGAAGATGGTTCTAAAATTTGCGCTAGACCAAGTGGAACAGAACCAAAAATTAAATTTTACATTAGCGTAAATACCGAATTGTACTCTGTTGAAGATTTTGATGCAACTAATGCTATTTTAGATAAAAAGATAAAAAACATTATCGCAGCAATGCAATTGAATTAA
- a CDS encoding glycosyltransferase family 2 protein, whose amino-acid sequence MNLSILIPLLNEEESLTELYTWIIKVMKSNNYSYEIIFVDDGSTDNSWNIIEGFSKENPNVKGIRFMKNFGKSQALHAGFAKANGDVIITMDADLQDSPEEIPGLYEMITTQKFDLVSGWKKKRYDSVVAKNLPSKLFNWAARKTSGVELNDFNCGLKAYKNTVVKNIEVSGEMHRYIPVLAKNAGFNKIGEKVVQHQARKYGETKFGMERFVNGFLDLITIWFLSRFGKRPMHLFGAIGSFMFIIGFLLAGYIGVSKLYHMYTGMRYNLVTSNPWFFIALTTMILGTQLFLAGFLGEIILRTKNNEERYKIANQVNL is encoded by the coding sequence ATGAATTTATCTATACTCATACCGCTTCTTAATGAAGAGGAATCACTTACGGAACTATATACATGGATCATTAAAGTGATGAAATCTAACAATTACTCATATGAAATCATTTTTGTAGATGATGGTAGTACAGATAATTCTTGGAATATTATTGAAGGGTTTTCTAAAGAAAATCCGAATGTAAAAGGCATTCGCTTCATGAAAAACTTTGGTAAATCGCAAGCTTTGCATGCTGGTTTTGCTAAAGCTAACGGTGATGTCATCATCACTATGGATGCCGATTTACAGGATAGCCCAGAAGAAATTCCGGGATTATACGAAATGATTACTACCCAGAAATTTGATTTGGTTTCGGGTTGGAAAAAGAAACGCTACGACTCTGTTGTAGCCAAAAATTTACCATCAAAATTATTCAATTGGGCCGCCAGAAAAACTTCGGGGGTCGAACTGAATGATTTTAACTGTGGCTTAAAAGCTTATAAAAACACAGTTGTTAAAAATATTGAAGTTTCGGGCGAAATGCACCGTTACATTCCTGTATTAGCAAAAAATGCTGGTTTTAATAAAATTGGAGAAAAAGTAGTACAACACCAGGCTCGTAAGTATGGTGAAACTAAATTTGGAATGGAACGTTTTGTTAACGGTTTCCTTGACCTAATCACGATTTGGTTTCTTTCTAGATTCGGAAAAAGACCTATGCACTTATTTGGCGCCATTGGATCATTTATGTTTATCATTGGATTTTTATTAGCAGGTTATATTGGAGTATCTAAATTATACCATATGTATACAGGAATGCGTTATAACTTAGTGACAAGCAATCCTTGGTTCTTTATTGCATTAACAACGATGATATTAGGAACTCAATTATTTCTTGCTGGTTTCTTGGGCGAAATTATTTTGCGCACCAAAAATAACGAAGAGCGTTATAAAATAGCTAATCAAGTTAATTTATAA
- a CDS encoding DUF4199 domain-containing protein, with translation MINEVIKKNGITYGIIIGTVLALITAIMYAIDLKLFVSGWIGGMTFVIFLIITITLLSKTKKDLKGIFSFKDAFTTYFVAILVGILISTFFNIILFNVIDPSAKETLGELIRKYMAETLQKFGTPASVINDTLAKMKESNPYATAELLKALIFSIVGYSILGLIMAAIFKSKTTHQE, from the coding sequence ATGATTAATGAAGTTATAAAAAAGAATGGAATTACTTATGGTATAATTATAGGTACAGTCTTGGCTCTTATTACCGCAATCATGTACGCAATAGATCTTAAATTATTTGTTTCAGGCTGGATTGGAGGCATGACTTTTGTTATTTTTCTAATTATTACTATTACTTTATTATCAAAAACTAAAAAAGATTTAAAGGGAATTTTCTCTTTTAAAGATGCATTTACAACTTATTTCGTTGCCATCCTTGTAGGTATTTTAATTTCAACTTTTTTCAACATCATCTTATTTAACGTAATCGACCCTAGTGCAAAAGAAACTCTAGGTGAATTAATCCGAAAATATATGGCTGAAACATTACAGAAATTTGGAACTCCAGCATCGGTAATAAACGATACACTAGCAAAAATGAAAGAAAGCAACCCATACGCTACAGCAGAGTTATTAAAGGCTTTAATTTTTAGTATTGTTGGCTATTCTATATTAGGATTAATAATGGCTGCCATTTTTAAAAGCAAAACTACACATCAAGAATAA
- a CDS encoding type B 50S ribosomal protein L31, whose protein sequence is MKKGIHPENYRLVAFKDMSNEEVFVTKSTADTKETLTVDGVEYPLVKMEISRTSHPFYTGKSKLIDTAGRIDKFKTKYAKHAK, encoded by the coding sequence ATGAAAAAAGGAATTCACCCAGAAAATTACAGATTAGTTGCTTTCAAAGACATGTCAAATGAAGAAGTTTTTGTTACTAAATCTACTGCAGATACAAAAGAAACATTAACAGTTGATGGTGTTGAATACCCACTTGTAAAAATGGAGATCTCTAGAACATCTCACCCTTTTTACACAGGTAAATCTAAACTTATCGATACTGCAGGACGTATTGATAAATTCAAAACTAAATACGCTAAACACGCTAAATAA